In a genomic window of Methylovirgula sp. 4M-Z18:
- a CDS encoding AAA family ATPase codes for MNADPKTAMNLETAAAKQAELTLERVGQAKKAIASVIFGQDKVVEEALVTLLAGGHGILVGLPGLAKTKLVETLGLVLGLDTRRVQFTPDLMPADILGSEILDEVPGGRRSFRFQKGPIFAQLLMADEINRASPRTQSALLQAMQEYHVTVAGESHDLPKPFHVLATQNPLEQEGTYPLPEAQLDRFLMQIDVGYPDRAAERRILIETTGEANVKPEAVMSAEDLMSAQRLVRRLPVGEKVVDAILDLVRNARPGEGDPNITKHIAWGPGPRAAQALMLASRARALIGGRLSPSLDDIAALAEPVLKHRMALTFTARAADGQTIVGLLGKLVERLG; via the coding sequence ATGAACGCCGATCCCAAAACCGCCATGAATCTGGAAACCGCCGCCGCCAAACAGGCCGAACTCACCCTGGAGCGGGTCGGGCAGGCGAAAAAAGCCATCGCGAGCGTGATTTTCGGCCAGGACAAAGTGGTCGAAGAGGCGCTCGTAACCCTGCTGGCCGGTGGCCATGGCATTCTGGTCGGCCTGCCGGGCCTCGCGAAAACCAAGCTCGTCGAGACGCTCGGACTGGTGCTCGGCCTCGACACGCGGCGCGTCCAATTCACGCCCGACCTGATGCCCGCCGATATCCTGGGCTCCGAAATCCTCGATGAAGTGCCGGGTGGCCGCCGCTCGTTCCGCTTCCAGAAAGGCCCGATCTTCGCGCAATTGCTGATGGCGGACGAAATCAACCGCGCCAGCCCGCGCACCCAGTCGGCCTTGCTGCAGGCGATGCAGGAATATCACGTGACGGTCGCCGGCGAGAGCCATGACTTGCCTAAGCCGTTCCATGTGCTCGCCACGCAAAACCCGCTCGAGCAGGAAGGCACCTATCCCCTCCCCGAGGCCCAGCTCGACCGCTTCTTGATGCAGATCGACGTCGGCTATCCCGATCGGGCGGCCGAGCGCCGCATCCTCATCGAGACCACCGGCGAAGCCAATGTGAAGCCGGAAGCGGTGATGAGCGCCGAAGACCTGATGAGCGCGCAGCGCCTGGTGCGCCGCCTGCCGGTCGGCGAGAAAGTGGTGGACGCGATTCTCGACCTCGTGCGCAATGCCCGCCCCGGCGAGGGCGACCCCAATATCACCAAGCATATTGCCTGGGGCCCCGGCCCGCGTGCCGCGCAGGCTTTGATGTTGGCCTCGCGCGCCCGCGCGCTGATCGGCGGCCGCCTGTCGCCGTCGCTCGACGACATTGCGGCGCTGGCCGAGCCCGTCCTGAAACACCGCATGGCGCTGACCTTCACCGCGCGCGCGGCCGACGGGCAAACGATTGTAGGACTCTTGGGCAAGCTCGTCGAAAGACTGGGTTAA
- a CDS encoding DUF6111 family protein, producing the protein MGRAFLEVSVLFLAPFAAYFAWLNLREIYPLAMEHWTVGRLAWLTCCGLALVIAGMVAIGFLASHRQGLYHPAHVENGRLVPGHMDEH; encoded by the coding sequence ATGGGACGCGCGTTTCTCGAAGTCTCCGTGCTGTTTCTCGCGCCGTTCGCCGCCTATTTCGCCTGGCTGAATTTGCGCGAGATCTATCCCCTGGCGATGGAGCATTGGACGGTCGGCCGGCTTGCTTGGCTCACCTGCTGCGGGCTCGCTTTGGTGATCGCCGGCATGGTCGCCATCGGCTTCCTGGCGAGCCATCGCCAGGGACTTTATCATCCCGCTCATGTCGAAAACGGCCGCCTCGTGCCGGGCCATATGGACGAACATTGA
- a CDS encoding DUF58 domain-containing protein, which produces MTGARLLARSDAALQQRHQHDALDLAGRLPGLLLEAKQIAASVVHGVHGRRRAGMGENFWQFRPFVSGEPAQNIDWRRSAKDDRVYIREREWEAAQSVWIWMDMSPSMAFVSKTALAPKIDRALVLGLALADLLVRGGERVGIPGLIRPIAHQQIVERLAQALIIDAKSKTAPDELPPGEALASLSQAVLFSDFLSLPQEIARRIEAMAIRGAQGHLVAITDPVEETFPFSGHTEFSDVDSPARLRAGRAEDFREDYRMRLATHRDALREAAQKHGWSFTVHHTDRPASEALLRIAMRLGAKPVVGT; this is translated from the coding sequence ATGACTGGTGCCCGCCTTCTGGCACGCTCCGACGCCGCGCTGCAGCAGCGGCATCAACACGACGCGCTTGATCTGGCGGGGCGCCTGCCTGGCTTGTTGCTCGAAGCCAAGCAGATCGCCGCCAGCGTCGTGCATGGCGTGCACGGCCGCCGCCGCGCCGGCATGGGCGAGAATTTCTGGCAGTTCCGGCCTTTTGTCTCCGGCGAACCGGCGCAAAATATCGATTGGCGGCGCTCGGCCAAGGACGACCGTGTCTACATTCGCGAGCGCGAGTGGGAGGCGGCCCAGAGCGTCTGGATCTGGATGGACATGTCGCCGTCCATGGCCTTCGTCTCGAAAACGGCATTGGCCCCGAAAATCGACCGCGCGCTGGTCCTCGGGCTTGCTCTTGCCGACCTCCTGGTGCGCGGCGGCGAGCGCGTGGGCATTCCCGGCCTGATCCGGCCGATCGCGCATCAGCAGATTGTCGAGCGCCTGGCGCAGGCTTTGATCATCGACGCGAAATCCAAAACCGCCCCCGACGAGTTGCCGCCGGGTGAAGCGCTGGCGTCACTCTCCCAAGCGGTTCTGTTCAGCGATTTTCTCTCCCTGCCGCAAGAGATCGCCCGCCGCATCGAGGCCATGGCGATCCGCGGCGCGCAAGGCCATCTCGTCGCCATTACCGATCCGGTGGAGGAAACCTTTCCCTTCAGCGGCCACACCGAGTTCAGCGACGTCGATTCCCCCGCCCGCCTGCGTGCCGGTCGGGCCGAGGATTTTCGCGAGGATTACAGAATGCGCCTTGCCACCCATCGCGACGCGCTGCGCGAGGCCGCCCAGAAACACGGCTGGAGCTTCACCGTGCATCACACCGATCGGCCCGCTTCGGAGGCCTTGCTGCGCATCGCGATGCGGCTTGGCGCCAAACCTGTCGTGGGGACTTAA
- a CDS encoding CoA pyrophosphatase: MSATTELELGFWPDFLARVKMRLLTEPQERALDPGFMPERGDHTVSPGIISPLESHAADAKPAAVLIPIVARATGPGVLLTHRSSQLRDHSGQVAFPGGKIDPGETPRIAALREAFEEIGLAGGAITPLGYLETYLTTTGFRIVPLVALVAPQADLRLNTQEVDSVFEAPLDFLMNPQRHQRLSREWKGMLRHFYAIPYEHHYIWGVTAGIIRNLYERLYL, from the coding sequence ATGAGCGCCACCACGGAGCTTGAGCTCGGCTTTTGGCCGGATTTCCTCGCCCGCGTCAAAATGCGGCTGCTGACTGAACCGCAGGAGCGCGCGCTCGATCCGGGTTTCATGCCCGAACGCGGAGATCACACGGTTAGCCCTGGCATCATTTCGCCGCTGGAGAGCCATGCTGCCGACGCCAAGCCGGCGGCGGTGCTCATTCCCATCGTGGCGCGCGCAACCGGGCCGGGCGTGCTCTTGACGCACCGCTCCAGCCAGTTGCGCGATCATTCCGGCCAAGTCGCCTTCCCGGGCGGCAAGATCGATCCCGGTGAAACGCCACGGATTGCGGCTCTGCGCGAAGCGTTCGAGGAAATCGGCCTCGCGGGCGGTGCAATCACGCCGCTCGGCTATCTCGAGACCTATCTGACGACCACGGGCTTCCGGATCGTGCCGCTCGTCGCCTTGGTCGCACCGCAGGCGGATTTGCGCCTCAACACGCAGGAGGTGGATTCGGTCTTCGAAGCACCGCTCGATTTTCTGATGAATCCGCAGCGCCACCAGCGCCTGTCGCGCGAATGGAAGGGTATGCTGCGGCATTTCTACGCTATTCCCTATGAGCATCATTACATCTGGGGCGTGACGGCTGGTATCATTCGCAATCTCTATGAGAGGCTTTATCTCTGA
- the gnd gene encoding phosphogluconate dehydrogenase (NAD(+)-dependent, decarboxylating), with the protein MQIGMIGLGRMGGNLVRRLMKHGHTCVVYDANPGAVKALAAEGATPASDLADLAAKLAAPRHVWVMLPAGEITEKTIDQLSTVLSPGDAILDGGNTMWKDDVRRAKELRTKNLQYVDIGTSGGVWGLERGYCLMIGGDKDVVDRLDPIFVSLAPGKGNALPTAHRDGRDPRPEQGYLHCGPSGSGHFVKMIHNGIEYGMMQSLAEGFDIMKNANSAAIPEDHRFDLNMTDIAEVWRRGSVISSWLLDLAAQGLADDNDLSSYSGYVEDSGEGRWTVQAAIDESVAAEVLTASLYARFRSRQEHTFTEKMLSAMRKGFGGHVEPKKG; encoded by the coding sequence ATGCAGATTGGTATGATTGGTCTGGGCCGTATGGGCGGCAATTTGGTGCGCCGCCTGATGAAGCACGGTCATACTTGTGTCGTCTATGACGCCAATCCCGGTGCCGTCAAAGCCTTGGCGGCGGAAGGGGCGACACCGGCGAGCGATCTTGCCGATCTTGCTGCCAAGCTCGCGGCGCCGCGCCATGTGTGGGTGATGCTGCCGGCGGGCGAGATCACCGAAAAGACCATTGATCAGCTCAGCACCGTCCTGTCTCCGGGTGACGCCATCCTCGATGGCGGCAATACGATGTGGAAAGACGACGTACGCCGCGCCAAAGAATTGCGGACGAAGAATTTGCAATATGTCGATATTGGCACCAGCGGCGGTGTGTGGGGCCTGGAGCGCGGCTATTGCCTGATGATCGGCGGCGACAAGGATGTGGTCGACCGCCTCGATCCGATTTTCGTTTCGCTGGCTCCCGGCAAGGGCAATGCCCTGCCGACGGCCCATCGCGACGGTCGCGATCCGCGCCCCGAGCAGGGCTACCTGCATTGCGGGCCGAGCGGCTCGGGCCATTTCGTCAAGATGATTCACAATGGCATCGAATACGGCATGATGCAGTCCCTCGCCGAGGGCTTCGACATCATGAAGAACGCCAACAGCGCCGCTATTCCCGAAGATCACCGGTTCGATTTGAACATGACCGACATCGCCGAAGTGTGGCGGCGCGGCAGCGTGATTTCATCCTGGCTGCTCGATCTTGCGGCGCAGGGTCTTGCGGACGACAACGATCTGTCGAGCTATTCCGGTTATGTGGAAGATTCCGGCGAAGGGCGCTGGACGGTGCAGGCGGCGATCGACGAATCGGTTGCGGCAGAAGTGCTGACCGCGTCGCTTTATGCCCGCTTCCGCTCACGCCAGGAGCACACGTTTACCGAGAAGATGCTGTCGGCGATGCGCAAAGGCTTCGGCGGGCATGTCGAGCCGAAGAAGGGGTGA
- a CDS encoding CCA tRNA nucleotidyltransferase yields the protein MRITASFLNDEPLRRLLAVLNQNGEEARVVGGAVRNALLDLPPGDVDLATTERPERVMQRVAAAGLRPIPTGIEHGTVTVMVEGHSFEVTTLREDVATDGRHAVVAFGRDFVRDALRRDFTINALSCNADGEIFDYTGGLDDLQARRVRFIGDALTRIREDYLRILRFFRFHATYGEGPLDRAGFDAAIAARHGLAQLSKERIRVELLKLLATDRCLPVLRECNKAGFLNLILAGIAQPLRVAWLIARGDADALLRLGALAVQVREDAERLRHVLRLSNAETQRLAFAADVLAKLHGAERPPSPTALRRLHFAHGRQAVLDGFDLAFAESTGPVEDWARARDYLAHLTSRTVPFGGADVMAQGLSGRAVGEALQKAQGMWVDADFPEDPATLHALLQQAVATTRGGAH from the coding sequence ATGCGCATCACCGCATCTTTTTTGAATGACGAGCCGTTGCGGCGGCTGCTCGCCGTTTTGAACCAGAATGGCGAAGAGGCGCGCGTCGTCGGCGGCGCGGTGCGCAATGCCCTTTTGGACCTGCCTCCGGGGGATGTGGACTTAGCCACGACGGAACGGCCCGAGCGCGTCATGCAGCGCGTTGCGGCGGCCGGCCTGCGGCCCATTCCGACCGGCATCGAGCATGGCACCGTGACCGTGATGGTCGAGGGGCACTCCTTCGAAGTGACGACCTTGCGCGAAGATGTCGCCACTGACGGCCGGCATGCGGTCGTGGCCTTCGGACGCGATTTCGTGCGGGACGCCTTGCGGCGCGATTTCACGATCAACGCTCTGTCCTGCAATGCCGATGGCGAAATCTTCGATTATACCGGCGGCCTTGACGATTTGCAGGCGCGGCGCGTGCGTTTCATCGGCGATGCGCTGACTCGTATTCGCGAAGATTATCTGCGTATCCTCCGCTTCTTTCGCTTTCACGCGACCTATGGCGAGGGCCCGCTCGACCGCGCCGGCTTTGATGCAGCCATCGCCGCGCGTCATGGCCTCGCGCAATTATCGAAAGAGCGCATTCGCGTCGAGCTCTTGAAGCTTCTTGCCACTGACAGATGCTTGCCGGTGCTGCGCGAATGCAATAAGGCGGGATTCCTCAATCTGATTTTAGCGGGCATCGCGCAGCCCCTGCGGGTCGCCTGGCTGATCGCGCGTGGCGACGCCGACGCGCTGCTGCGTCTCGGCGCTTTGGCTGTGCAGGTGCGTGAAGATGCCGAGCGCTTGCGTCATGTCTTGCGCCTCTCCAATGCAGAGACGCAACGACTGGCTTTTGCCGCGGACGTTTTGGCCAAGCTGCATGGCGCGGAGCGACCGCCTTCGCCAACCGCACTACGCCGTTTGCATTTCGCGCATGGCCGGCAGGCTGTGCTGGACGGCTTCGATCTTGCGTTTGCCGAAAGTACAGGGCCGGTGGAGGACTGGGCTCGGGCCCGCGATTATCTGGCGCATCTGACGAGCCGGACCGTGCCCTTCGGCGGGGCCGATGTCATGGCGCAGGGGTTGAGCGGCCGTGCCGTCGGCGAGGCGCTGCAGAAGGCGCAAGGCATGTGGGTGGACGCGGATTTTCCCGAAGATCCGGCGACTTTGCACGCGCTTCTCCAGCAAGCCGTCGCGACGACGCGCGGGGGGGCCCACTGA
- a CDS encoding DUF1285 domain-containing protein, with product MPANGLNPPGSMQHFDTLLRAATVTGKHGLPPVHLWNPPDCGNIDMRIAADGTWFYQKTPIGRPALVRLFSTILRKDPERYVLVTPVERVGIVVDDAPFLGVEMRVEQGEKGQTLHFRTNVDDWTMIDAAHPLRFELGASAGLKPYFRVRADLWALVKRALFYDLVDLGEVREIDGTRMFGVASAGSFFPMVPADEIGVSA from the coding sequence ATGCCGGCAAACGGATTAAACCCGCCCGGATCGATGCAGCATTTTGACACGTTGCTTCGGGCCGCGACTGTGACAGGAAAGCATGGTTTGCCGCCAGTGCATCTGTGGAATCCGCCAGATTGCGGCAATATCGACATGCGGATCGCCGCCGACGGCACCTGGTTCTACCAGAAGACGCCGATTGGCCGGCCGGCGCTGGTACGCCTGTTTTCGACGATTTTGCGCAAAGATCCGGAACGTTACGTGCTCGTGACGCCGGTCGAGCGGGTCGGAATTGTTGTGGACGACGCCCCGTTCCTGGGGGTCGAAATGCGGGTCGAACAGGGTGAGAAGGGGCAAACTTTGCATTTTCGCACCAATGTCGACGATTGGACCATGATCGACGCCGCCCATCCGCTGCGATTCGAGCTAGGCGCGTCGGCGGGGCTGAAGCCCTATTTTCGGGTGCGCGCCGATCTTTGGGCCTTGGTGAAGCGGGCGCTGTTTTACGATCTCGTAGACTTAGGCGAGGTGCGCGAGATCGACGGGACGCGGATGTTCGGCGTGGCATCCGCCGGCTCCTTCTTCCCCATGGTCCCGGCCGACGAGATCGGAGTATCGGCATGA